One window of Panthera tigris isolate Pti1 chromosome C2, P.tigris_Pti1_mat1.1, whole genome shotgun sequence genomic DNA carries:
- the YBEY gene encoding endoribonuclease YbeY isoform X2, with translation MSLVLRNLQRAVPIRRAPLRKKLEIVRSILGVQKFDLAVICVDNKSIQHINKIYREKNLPTDVLSFPFHENVKAGELPQPDFPDDYNLGDIFLGVEYIFQQCKRNEDYYDVLTVTATHGLCHLLGFTHSTEAEWQKVGAVLRSSTICTRGHTKNRGCPAISCSQV, from the exons ATGAGTTTGGTGCTTAGAAATCTGCAACGAGCTGTCCCCATCAGGAGAGCGCCTCTTCGCAAGAAGTTGGAGATTGTGAGGAGTATATTAGGGGTGCAGAAATTTGACCTGGCTGTCATCTGTGTTGACAACAAGAGTATTCAGCACATTAATAAAAtctacagagagaaaaatctgcCAACAGATgtgctttcctttccatttcatGAG AATGTAAAAGCAGGTGAACTTCCCCAGCCTGATTTTCCAGATGACTACAATTTGGGTGACATTTTCCTAGGAGTGGAGTATATCTTCCAGCAATGCAAAAGGAATGAGGATTACTATGACGTCCTTACC GTGACTGCCACCCATGGGCTCTGTCACCTGCTGGGCTTCACACACAGCACGGAGGCTGAATGGCAGAAGGTAGGAGCTGTCCTCCGGTCCTCCACCATATGCACAAGAGGGCACACCAAGAACCGGGGCTGCCCAGCTATCTCCTGCAGTCAAGTATGA
- the YBEY gene encoding endoribonuclease YbeY isoform X1, which produces MSLVLRNLQRAVPIRRAPLRKKLEIVRSILGVQKFDLAVICVDNKSIQHINKIYREKNLPTDVLSFPFHENVKAGELPQPDFPDDYNLGDIFLGVEYIFQQCKRNEDYYDVLTVTATHGLCHLLGFTHSTEAEWQKMYQKEKQVLEELSRRTGTSLQPLSRGLF; this is translated from the exons ATGAGTTTGGTGCTTAGAAATCTGCAACGAGCTGTCCCCATCAGGAGAGCGCCTCTTCGCAAGAAGTTGGAGATTGTGAGGAGTATATTAGGGGTGCAGAAATTTGACCTGGCTGTCATCTGTGTTGACAACAAGAGTATTCAGCACATTAATAAAAtctacagagagaaaaatctgcCAACAGATgtgctttcctttccatttcatGAG AATGTAAAAGCAGGTGAACTTCCCCAGCCTGATTTTCCAGATGACTACAATTTGGGTGACATTTTCCTAGGAGTGGAGTATATCTTCCAGCAATGCAAAAGGAATGAGGATTACTATGACGTCCTTACC GTGACTGCCACCCATGGGCTCTGTCACCTGCTGGGCTTCACACACAGCACGGAGGCTGAATGGCAGAAG ATGTACCAGAAGGAAAAGCAGGTTCTCGAGGAGCTGAGCCGGCGCACCGGGACCAGTCTCCAGCCCCTAAGCAGGGGCCTCTTCTGA